CGCCGCTGTGGATTCTCAGGTGCCGTTTGAGGTCTCCTGACCTGTAGAAGCGTTTGGCGCACTGAGGACACTGGTAAGGCCTCTCTCCCGTGTGCATCCTCTCGTGCTGTTTGAGATGCCCCGAATCCGAGAAATTTTTGCCGCACTGCAGACAGTGGTACGGACGCTCTCCCGTGTGAATTCTCTCGTGCCGTTTCAGGTCCCCCGACGTGGGGAAATTCTTACCGCACTGAAAGCAAGGGAACGGTCTTTCTCCgctgtgtattttctgatgtctctTGATATCGTTAATTCTGAAGTATTTTCCGCACTCCTGGCAGTGGTACGGTCTGTCTGTGGAGGGTCGGCTGTTTGATTTGGGTGGGCTCGCCACAGACGTGTTTTTAGGATCCACTTCCCCACAACAGGCCGTGAGACACTCGCCGGTCTGCTGCTGTAGATGCTGAGCTGAAGACAACGACAAAACAATAAGATGCAAGagaaatcaaataaaatcaCCCTAAAAAGACACAAGAATTAATTCATCGATTTCCACACAGTGAGCCGAAAAACAACTTAATTTACAATGACTGTGTAACTACAAGCCACAACCagtttaaaattaaacacacatatatatataaaaacacattcaCACATACATTCTGGATTAACTGTCTCGTGCTGCTCCATCCACGCGTCTATTAATTTCTCTTTCACAAAATGTCTgggtttttcttaaaaaaaaaacaacaacaagactTAGATATCAAAACCCTTGAAAAATCATGAATTAATCAGACAGACACAGAGTCTGGAACAGCATGAGGAGAAAATCTGACTGAGATTGCTGTCATGAGGTCTTTACACAACTGTGGGTTTGGTCAGTTTTAGAGAAACACAGGATGTCTAAATAAAACTgcgtttaaaatgaaaataaatgaggATTATTAACTCTAGAAATGTCTGTCATTTGTAAAATGAattctgctaaataaataaaggaaattaaaaaaaaaatgctgacgATATACTCACCAAAATGAAAGAAATCCTCGACGCTTTCGTCTTCCTCTTTGACTTTCACTCCTATCGGTCGTCCGTAGTGCTGAAAGGGGCCTGTGGGCAGAAATTTAGCGCTAGAAGAGAGAGACTGGGGCAGTTTAGAGTTTGACGAAAGAGCCTGGGGCAGTTTAGGGTTAGACGAGAAAGCCTGGGGCAGTTTGTTCCCGAAGTCCTAAAACACAGTGAGAAAATCATAGAAACCGCGGGCCGCGTCAACCGGGACTGACAAAGGAGAATATAACACCACAAACAAACCTTTAAACGATCAAATAAATGCGACAACTGAGAAGATGATCGAGAGATGCGGCGTTTATATCAACGTTTATATTCAAAACCATTCAAGCAAACGCGTGAGAACGCTTAACATAAGCAGCACGGTACACGGCTGTTAAGCAGTCCGTATTCGCAGTTAACCGAGTTCAGTTAACTATTACAACCACTGAACACTCACCAGATCCATGCTACTTGTCCATTTGATTAGATTTTCAACGAAACTCATCGGAGAACCAGAACAAGCAGAAATGTAATACGATATTCACCGGAACTCCTGCTCGTGTTTACCGCGAGCGAGACAAACACCAGCGACCCCTGCTGTACCGGAGGAGTCACGCGCGTGGGGGAGGGAGGGAAAGGTATTTAGCCTATACTTGCATTTAAAATACACGGTTAGGGGTAGGTTAGGATaaaaataatactgtataataatacaataataatacaaataatactttttgttttttacttgtcTTTATCTTTTTAATGTGCAGAATATCAACAGTTCTGTACTGCATCCGTGTCACTTTTCAGATATTATCGCCGTTTTGTGTTACATGTAACAGAcgcttttttattatatttatatatgaccAAGGCTTCCAGAACAAGTCTGACATGTACTGGACCTGTTTCCAACGTTTACGAGCATAAACATCTTTTTTTAATTCACCAGGTAACTAAGGTAAAGTTCTCAAAATCAACAGGTGGTTTGGTGTTAATGCTTCCGGTCATTTAGATTCTTTGTGATTGGATGACCATTAGATTCAACTTTTCAAAGAACCATTTGCAAACTTTCTTCATCCAAATTCTGTACCTTTAAAATGGAATTCAAAACTTTTCCGTACAGAGCGAATTAACCTTTCCCATGCCCCTCCGTAATGTGATGCAGTCAGGGGGTTAAATGACCATTTAATATCTTTCTGAAGGAGGACATCATTCATTTGAAACTGATTCCATTCCTTTATGGCAACTCTTAGTTCACGCTCTGCTCCAACAAAGTTCCTTACATTATCAGATCAGAGTTCTTTGACTTGACCACGTCTTGCAATGAAACATCAACGCGCATTTATGAATGAATCTGTGTCCAAGGAGGTTGCTAATTCAATATGTATAGCCCGTATGGTTAAGcatgtaaaaattactccataTCTTTTCACCACACTTCTTCTGCTTTTTACCTCAAAAGGTCCAAAATAATTCACCCCAACAAGGGTAAATGGTGGCTCATTCAAATAACCTTGTCTGATAAATCAGCCATCTGTTGGCATCCTGGAAGTGAATTCAGTCTTCGACATGTGACACATTTAGATAGTACACTTCTTTTTGCACCTGTAATCCAATAGTTTTGTCGTAATTACGGCAACATATGATCACAACCAACAATGTCCTACTTGCTCATGTATGTGTCTCAGGAGAATATCAGAGATGGGAAatttttttgccaaaatgaCTGGATGCTTGGATTCCTCAGGCATTGATGCCCTACTTAATGAATATTCAAGTCTTTACCAGTCTTTTCTCTTTGATCCTCAGGTATTAAA
This Paramisgurnus dabryanus chromosome 7, PD_genome_1.1, whole genome shotgun sequence DNA region includes the following protein-coding sequences:
- the LOC135720763 gene encoding uncharacterized protein — translated: MSFVENLIKWTSSMDLDFGNKLPQAFSSNPKLPQALSSNSKLPQSLSSSAKFLPTGPFQHYGRPIGVKVKEEDESVEDFFHFAQHLQQQTGECLTACCGEVDPKNTSVASPPKSNSRPSTDRPYHCQECGKYFRINDIKRHQKIHSGERPFPCFQCGKNFPTSGDLKRHERIHTGERPYHCLQCGKNFSDSGHLKQHERMHTGERPYQCPQCAKRFYRSGDLKRHLRIHSGERPYKCLQCGKTFSDSGHLRGHQRIHTGERPHRCTLCEKSFFRSGDLKRHYRTHTGERPYQCFQCGKSFSESGHLKEHRRIHTGEKPYQCNQCDKSFSRLERLKGHQSIHTGERPFHCSQCGKNFFRSGELKRHQRIHSSDRA